In one Nitratidesulfovibrio vulgaris str. Hildenborough genomic region, the following are encoded:
- a CDS encoding polysaccharide export protein, which translates to MKRFAVIMSLVMVLMGASVGYCFDYIINHGDGISVNVWGEKELSVKVTVRPDGRITLPGIGDMDAAGQTAEQLQAKITTRYAELVRNPVVTVSVDMSQNNSVIVHGPGVKPGMVPMAGRTTLLQLLTRIAPEATADLDGATLTREGTVLRTGFRDLYERGAIADDVELKPGDRVFIPFRAKWSVYVVGAVNEPMTLTYHEGMTLMEALLAAKGFTRFADRNKTEVVRERDGRQEVVVVRAGDLIDKGDLTQNVPLQAGDYVIAKKGLF; encoded by the coding sequence GTGAAAAGATTCGCAGTCATCATGTCCCTTGTCATGGTGCTCATGGGCGCCTCGGTCGGCTACTGCTTCGACTACATCATCAACCACGGTGACGGCATCAGCGTCAACGTATGGGGCGAGAAGGAGCTTTCGGTGAAGGTCACGGTGCGCCCCGACGGCAGGATAACCCTGCCCGGCATCGGTGACATGGACGCCGCAGGCCAGACCGCCGAACAGCTTCAGGCCAAGATAACCACCCGTTACGCCGAACTCGTGCGCAACCCGGTGGTCACCGTCAGCGTGGACATGTCGCAGAACAACAGCGTCATCGTGCACGGCCCCGGCGTGAAACCCGGCATGGTGCCCATGGCGGGCCGCACCACGCTGTTGCAGCTGCTCACCCGCATCGCCCCCGAAGCCACCGCCGACCTCGACGGTGCGACCCTCACCCGCGAGGGCACGGTGCTGCGCACGGGCTTCCGCGACCTCTACGAACGCGGCGCCATCGCCGACGACGTCGAACTCAAGCCCGGCGACCGGGTGTTCATCCCCTTCCGCGCCAAGTGGTCGGTCTATGTGGTGGGCGCGGTCAACGAACCCATGACCCTGACCTACCACGAGGGCATGACCCTGATGGAGGCGCTGCTGGCAGCCAAGGGCTTCACCCGCTTCGCCGACCGCAACAAGACGGAAGTGGTGCGCGAACGCGACGGACGGCAGGAGGTCGTGGTGGTGCGCGCGGGCGACCTCATCGACAAGGGCGACCTCACCCAGAACGTGCCGTTGCAGGCTGGCGACTACGTCATCGCCAAGAAGGGGCTGTTCTAG
- a CDS encoding FemAB family XrtA/PEP-CTERM system-associated protein: MSDMEVRGVDPNAPQEAALWDAYVAAHAESTGYHRMGWTRVAQRAFGHAAYPLAAFDGGRIAGVLPLVHIRSRLFGRFLVSLPFVNYGGLLADSAEAAQALIDEAEGLLRRTGAGSIELRHVGPPRLGLSAKSHKVTMLLDLPDDPDTLWRGLRDKVRNQVRKAGKSGLTVEQGGAGLLGPFYDVFAVNMRDLGTPVYSRRFFETIMDEFPGATRIVAVRDGDAVVAAALCYTHGNTFEVPWASSLRTHRDRCPNNLMYWHCMETACREGFTVFDFGRSSRDSGPWRFKAQWGAREVPLSWEYLLADGAPLPDLNPSSARFSLAVRVWRHLPVALTRFIGPHIVRSIP; encoded by the coding sequence ATGTCTGACATGGAGGTCAGGGGCGTCGACCCCAACGCCCCGCAAGAGGCGGCCCTGTGGGACGCCTACGTGGCGGCCCATGCGGAGTCCACGGGCTATCACCGCATGGGCTGGACGCGGGTGGCGCAACGGGCCTTCGGGCACGCGGCGTATCCCCTCGCGGCCTTCGACGGCGGACGCATCGCCGGGGTGCTGCCCCTCGTCCACATCCGCAGCCGCCTCTTCGGGCGCTTTCTCGTCTCGCTGCCCTTCGTCAACTACGGCGGGCTGCTGGCGGACTCCGCCGAGGCGGCGCAGGCGCTCATCGACGAGGCCGAGGGCCTGCTGCGGCGCACCGGGGCGGGCAGCATCGAACTGCGGCACGTGGGGCCGCCGCGCCTCGGGCTTTCCGCCAAGTCGCACAAGGTGACCATGCTCCTCGACCTGCCGGACGACCCCGACACCCTGTGGCGCGGCCTGCGCGACAAGGTGCGCAATCAGGTGCGCAAGGCGGGCAAGTCGGGCCTCACCGTGGAACAGGGCGGCGCGGGGCTGCTTGGGCCGTTCTACGACGTGTTCGCCGTCAACATGCGCGACCTCGGCACGCCGGTGTACTCGCGGCGCTTCTTCGAGACCATCATGGACGAATTCCCCGGCGCCACGCGCATCGTCGCCGTGCGCGACGGAGACGCCGTGGTGGCGGCAGCCCTCTGCTACACGCACGGCAACACCTTCGAGGTGCCGTGGGCCTCGTCGCTGCGCACCCACCGTGACCGCTGCCCCAACAACCTCATGTACTGGCACTGCATGGAGACGGCGTGCCGTGAAGGGTTCACCGTGTTCGACTTCGGGCGTTCGTCGCGCGACAGCGGCCCGTGGCGCTTCAAGGCGCAGTGGGGCGCGCGCGAGGTGCCCCTCAGCTGGGAGTACCTGCTGGCCGATGGCGCACCCCTGCCCGACCTCAACCCGTCCAGCGCCCGCTTCAGCCTCGCCGTGCGGGTGTGGCGGCATCTGCCCGTGGCCCTCACGCGGTTCATCGGCCCGCACATCGTCAGGAGCATCCCATGA
- a CDS encoding XrtA system polysaccharide deacetylase → MRNALTIDVEDYFHVSAFEKAVDPGLWDSLPQRALRNTNHVLDLLDRWGLRATFFTLGWVAKRHPELVRRMASAGHEVACHGYSHKRITTLNPRAFRDDIQRSRRLLQDLSGQPVNGYRAPSYTITQDTIWALDVLIEEGFTYDSSIFPINHDIYGMPGSQRFPHTITREGGVIEEFPPTTYQVEVMGRRVNLPVAGGGYLRLLPATWVSGAFRRLNDSGKPCVLYFHPWEIDPAQPRIRATARSRFRHYLNLDSTESKLRHLFSSLRFTTMSSVLFGTVAHV, encoded by the coding sequence ATGCGGAACGCACTTACCATCGACGTCGAAGACTACTTCCACGTCAGCGCATTCGAGAAGGCCGTCGACCCCGGACTGTGGGACTCGCTGCCGCAACGCGCGTTGCGCAACACCAACCACGTGCTCGACCTGCTCGACAGGTGGGGGCTGCGTGCGACCTTCTTCACGCTGGGCTGGGTGGCGAAGCGTCACCCCGAACTCGTGCGGCGCATGGCCTCGGCAGGGCACGAGGTGGCTTGCCACGGCTATTCGCACAAGCGCATCACCACGCTCAACCCCAGGGCCTTCCGCGACGACATCCAGCGTTCGCGGCGGCTGTTGCAGGACCTGTCGGGCCAGCCGGTGAACGGCTACCGCGCGCCCAGCTACACCATCACGCAAGACACCATCTGGGCCCTCGACGTGCTCATCGAGGAGGGCTTCACCTACGATTCGAGCATCTTCCCCATCAACCACGACATCTACGGCATGCCCGGCAGCCAGCGCTTCCCGCATACCATCACCCGTGAGGGCGGCGTCATCGAGGAGTTCCCGCCCACCACCTATCAGGTGGAGGTCATGGGTCGCCGCGTGAACCTGCCCGTGGCGGGCGGGGGCTACCTGCGCCTGTTGCCCGCCACGTGGGTGAGCGGCGCCTTCAGGCGGCTGAACGATTCGGGCAAGCCGTGCGTCCTCTACTTCCACCCGTGGGAGATAGACCCGGCGCAACCGCGCATCCGCGCCACGGCACGTTCGCGCTTCAGGCACTACCTGAACCTCGACTCCACCGAGTCGAAGCTGCGGCACCTGTTCTCTTCGTTGCGCTTCACCACCATGAGTTCGGTGCTCTTCGGGACGGTGGCCCATGTCTGA
- a CDS encoding XrtA/PEP-CTERM system-associated ATPase, with protein sequence MYTAFFGFRVKPFDLLPNPDFLYPSRAYRKASAYLEYGVRDRAGFILITGEVGAGKTTLIRSLLKRSLGDVLISKVFNTSVDAEQLVAMINDDFGLETDGRDKVAMLRDLNTFLIEQYAERRRPVLIIDEAQNLTPEVLEEVRMLSNLETDNAKLLQIILVGQPELRERIRSPQLLQLRQRILVQCHLEPLTREEVEEYVLYRLERAGNRDALHWEEGVMAEMHRATRGIPRLVNILGSYVLLDAYAAGRRSISLPEMLDLLHSMDFDHQFWPTGTETEGEAGDETSPAVTGASAMTVTGAAGGNGSHAAAAGAPVDMTPAPVGTAAQVPAGVAQTMTQTQAQATPAMLSLLQGLSRRVGELEQAHARMGENAYFDMLERQNELEQVLTRMAERVDRLHFAQAQRQVQVRQEQAAQERLAAERAGNQRGGWLRRWFVGG encoded by the coding sequence GTGTACACGGCATTCTTCGGCTTTCGGGTGAAGCCCTTCGACCTGCTTCCCAACCCCGACTTCCTGTACCCGAGTCGCGCCTACCGCAAGGCCTCGGCGTATCTGGAATACGGGGTGCGCGACCGTGCGGGCTTCATCCTGATCACCGGGGAGGTGGGCGCGGGCAAGACCACGCTCATCCGCAGCCTGCTCAAGCGCAGCCTCGGCGACGTGCTCATCTCCAAGGTCTTCAACACCAGCGTCGATGCCGAACAGCTGGTGGCCATGATCAACGACGACTTCGGCCTCGAGACCGACGGCAGGGACAAGGTCGCCATGCTGCGCGACCTCAACACCTTCCTCATCGAACAGTACGCCGAACGGCGGCGGCCCGTGCTCATCATCGACGAGGCCCAGAACCTCACCCCCGAGGTGCTCGAAGAGGTGCGGATGCTCTCCAACCTCGAAACGGACAACGCCAAGCTGTTGCAGATCATCCTCGTGGGACAGCCCGAACTGCGCGAGCGCATCCGTTCGCCGCAGCTGCTGCAACTGCGCCAGCGCATCCTCGTGCAGTGCCACCTCGAGCCGCTCACCCGCGAAGAGGTCGAGGAGTACGTCCTCTACAGGCTCGAACGCGCGGGCAACCGCGACGCCCTGCACTGGGAGGAGGGCGTGATGGCGGAGATGCACAGGGCCACGCGGGGCATCCCCCGGCTGGTGAACATCCTCGGCAGCTACGTGCTGCTCGACGCCTACGCGGCGGGACGGCGCAGCATCTCGCTGCCCGAGATGCTCGACCTGTTGCACTCCATGGATTTCGACCACCAGTTCTGGCCCACCGGGACGGAGACTGAAGGCGAGGCTGGCGACGAGACGTCGCCCGCCGTGACAGGGGCCAGCGCGATGACGGTGACGGGCGCAGCCGGGGGCAACGGCAGCCACGCGGCGGCAGCCGGAGCGCCTGTCGATATGACCCCCGCCCCCGTAGGCACTGCCGCGCAAGTCCCTGCGGGCGTCGCCCAGACAATGACGCAGACGCAGGCGCAGGCGACCCCGGCGATGCTCTCGCTGCTGCAAGGGCTCTCGCGCCGTGTGGGCGAGCTCGAACAGGCCCACGCCCGCATGGGCGAGAACGCCTACTTCGACATGCTCGAACGCCAGAACGAGCTCGAGCAGGTGCTCACGCGCATGGCGGAGAGGGTGGACAGGCTGCACTTCGCACAGGCGCAGCGACAGGTGCAGGTGCGACAGGAACAGGCCGCGCAGGAACGTCTGGCGGCAGAACGGGCCGGCAACCAGCGGGGCGGATGGCTGAGACGCTGGTTCGTGGGCGGCTAG
- a CDS encoding TIGR03016 family PEP-CTERM system-associated outer membrane protein has protein sequence MAETLVRGRLADGDGTRRQETAKERATRCAGGETLARAFGLASGGDGLRATGHAPPQGAATTASNRSESMTARRSAFHGHMMTCLAALGAAGLLACAAGSAVAEETFEASFGLGGEYNDNVTERRNGPDDFVSHVKPELRYKYDAERVAASIRYKGDYAFYMQGESPDDYSHTLEAKALLELAEERFFLDISENLRPVYRQASRGDLIEGDTRRDQTDQNTFAVSPYLVFGSGERVSLKTGYRFTDIRYADETEPGSGSRTFLPGWSSGETSLNRNVKQQHDIFADGEYEMTERVALLTGYQISRQESEEQQDFTRHRPYVGFRYEYMQDSTLKLRCGPMLTETDDGESSTRFYYSADVAHALGRHKLTFRSERDYTEDPQSGRSILRQMNTAGILFDFDRSRLTTSMGYSEYDSTLEGGGNKFWRPGVNYSYDLTERLKASAGATAELDAGSDSATTSDRVYLNTGLNYELSESSWLALTYRYKAVDSSDSASSFNVNRVMLEWGMTF, from the coding sequence ATGGCTGAGACGCTGGTTCGTGGGCGGCTAGCGGACGGAGACGGCACGAGGCGGCAGGAGACGGCGAAGGAACGGGCGACACGGTGCGCTGGCGGAGAGACCCTCGCAAGGGCCTTCGGGCTGGCATCCGGCGGAGACGGCCTCAGGGCCACCGGGCACGCACCACCGCAAGGCGCGGCGACAACGGCATCGAACAGGAGCGAAAGCATGACGGCACGGCGTTCGGCATTCCACGGGCACATGATGACGTGTCTTGCGGCACTGGGGGCTGCGGGTCTTCTGGCGTGCGCGGCGGGTAGCGCCGTGGCGGAAGAGACCTTCGAGGCGTCGTTCGGCCTTGGCGGCGAATACAACGACAACGTCACCGAACGCCGCAACGGCCCCGACGACTTCGTCTCGCACGTCAAGCCCGAACTCCGCTACAAGTACGATGCCGAGCGCGTGGCCGCGTCCATCAGGTACAAGGGCGACTACGCCTTCTACATGCAGGGCGAGTCCCCCGACGACTACAGCCATACCCTCGAGGCCAAGGCCCTGCTCGAACTGGCCGAAGAGCGTTTCTTCCTCGACATCTCCGAGAACCTGCGCCCCGTCTACCGTCAGGCCTCGCGCGGCGACCTCATCGAGGGCGACACCCGGCGCGACCAGACCGACCAGAACACCTTCGCCGTGTCGCCGTATCTCGTGTTCGGGTCGGGCGAGCGCGTCAGCCTGAAGACGGGCTACCGCTTCACCGACATCCGCTACGCCGACGAGACCGAACCCGGCAGCGGTTCGCGCACCTTCCTTCCGGGATGGAGCAGCGGCGAGACCTCGCTCAACCGCAACGTGAAGCAGCAGCACGACATCTTCGCCGACGGCGAATACGAGATGACCGAACGGGTGGCGCTGCTCACCGGCTACCAGATTTCGCGGCAGGAGTCGGAAGAGCAGCAGGACTTCACCCGGCACCGCCCCTATGTCGGCTTCCGCTACGAGTACATGCAGGACAGCACCCTCAAGTTGCGGTGCGGCCCCATGCTGACAGAGACCGACGACGGCGAGAGTTCGACCCGGTTCTACTACAGCGCCGACGTCGCCCACGCCCTCGGCAGGCACAAGCTCACCTTCCGCAGCGAGCGCGACTACACCGAAGACCCGCAAAGCGGCAGGAGCATCCTGCGCCAGATGAACACCGCGGGCATCCTCTTCGACTTCGACCGTTCGCGGCTGACCACCTCGATGGGCTACTCCGAGTACGACTCCACGCTGGAAGGCGGCGGCAACAAGTTCTGGCGCCCCGGCGTGAACTACTCCTACGACCTGACGGAACGCCTGAAAGCCAGCGCAGGCGCCACCGCCGAACTCGATGCCGGGTCGGATTCGGCGACCACGTCCGACCGCGTCTACCTCAACACCGGGCTCAACTACGAGCTCAGCGAGTCGTCGTGGCTCGCGCTGACCTACAGGTACAAGGCGGTGGACTCCAGCGACTCCGCCTCGTCCTTCAACGTCAACAGGGTCATGCTGGAATGGGGAATGACCTTCTGA
- a CDS encoding XrtA system polysaccharide chain length determinant, which yields MRPGGREPQQAPGRESGSLDVRRYLVLLRESIVTFCAIAVGVTLLGVAVSYVLPKRYEAHSSVSVEQNVVNELVKGIAITPSLEAKLRILKVSILSRKMLLAVIRDLDMDLGRQGEQLEILIENTRKNVEISYEEKKGLFYIRYRDASPERARDFVNALTRRYIEESTASKREESYEATRFLSDQIEVFQKRIEAAQKAIDAFKSEKGMILSMNESILREEIKETEHRLEETRIRKNERLAQLGILEKGTGGGRLAEKEAAYKALLGTYTAQHPDVVRAKAELDALRASGGGGGGRKGGVDYQRIKVELESLNEIERIQQELIEKDKRLLQELPAVQTELQALQQARKNETLIYEQLVTRYGQSEVSKQMELQDKAVSLRIIDPAILPIRPSTPNRPLIMLAGLLLGGAIGAGWVILSDQLFRKLRSVEDLTAMGVVVLGALPRIASPDDARIGRHRQVALAMSVTVALFVVGLAAAEYSGFEAFDGVFARVRNIVSNWL from the coding sequence ATGCGACCCGGAGGACGTGAACCCCAGCAGGCGCCGGGCCGCGAGTCCGGCAGCCTCGATGTCAGGCGTTACCTCGTGCTGCTGCGCGAGAGCATCGTGACCTTCTGCGCCATCGCCGTGGGGGTGACCCTGCTCGGTGTGGCGGTCAGCTATGTGTTGCCCAAACGCTACGAGGCGCACTCCTCCGTGTCGGTCGAGCAGAACGTGGTCAACGAACTGGTGAAGGGCATCGCCATCACCCCGTCGCTTGAAGCGAAACTGCGCATCCTCAAGGTGTCCATCCTGAGTCGCAAGATGCTGCTCGCCGTCATCCGCGACCTCGACATGGACCTCGGCAGGCAGGGCGAACAGCTTGAGATACTCATCGAGAACACGCGCAAGAACGTCGAGATCAGCTACGAGGAGAAGAAGGGTCTCTTCTACATCCGCTACCGCGACGCGTCGCCGGAACGGGCGCGTGACTTCGTCAACGCGCTCACCCGGCGCTACATCGAGGAGAGTACGGCCTCGAAGCGCGAAGAGTCGTACGAGGCCACGCGCTTCCTCTCCGACCAGATAGAGGTGTTCCAGAAGCGCATCGAGGCCGCGCAGAAGGCCATCGACGCCTTCAAGTCCGAGAAGGGCATGATCCTCAGCATGAACGAGAGCATCCTGCGCGAGGAGATCAAGGAGACGGAACACCGCCTCGAAGAGACGCGCATCCGCAAGAACGAGCGGCTGGCCCAGCTCGGCATCCTCGAGAAGGGGACGGGCGGCGGGCGGCTTGCCGAGAAGGAGGCGGCCTACAAGGCGCTTCTGGGAACCTACACCGCGCAGCACCCCGACGTGGTGCGCGCCAAGGCCGAACTCGACGCCCTGCGCGCCAGCGGGGGCGGGGGCGGCGGGCGCAAGGGCGGCGTCGACTACCAGCGCATCAAGGTCGAACTCGAATCGCTGAACGAGATAGAGCGCATCCAGCAAGAGCTCATCGAGAAGGACAAGCGCCTGTTGCAGGAACTGCCCGCAGTGCAGACCGAACTGCAGGCCCTGCAACAGGCCCGCAAGAACGAGACGCTCATCTACGAACAGCTGGTGACGCGCTACGGGCAGTCCGAAGTCTCGAAGCAGATGGAATTGCAGGACAAGGCCGTGAGCCTTCGCATCATCGACCCCGCCATCCTGCCCATACGGCCGAGCACCCCCAACAGGCCGCTCATCATGCTGGCGGGGCTGCTGCTTGGCGGGGCCATCGGCGCGGGGTGGGTCATCCTCTCCGACCAGCTGTTCCGCAAGCTGCGCTCGGTGGAGGACCTCACCGCCATGGGGGTCGTGGTGCTCGGCGCGTTGCCCCGCATCGCCTCGCCCGACGACGCGCGCATCGGGCGGCACAGGCAGGTCGCCCTTGCCATGTCGGTGACGGTGGCCCTGTTCGTGGTGGGGCTGGCAGCCGCGGAATACAGCGGTTTCGAGGCGTTCGACGGCGTGTTCGCCCGTGTGCGCAACATCGTCTCCAACTGGTTGTGA
- a CDS encoding TIGR03013 family XrtA/PEP-CTERM system glycosyltransferase — translation MFRHPLLHLLGDSLRVALALGIVALWPLSGELAMPPVTDMLVLAAVLLVCAAVTDVHEQRAGGTMPGIGGTVLAVLAASVLLVPLHAEAGVLSRHELTAMWVLLWFALLRAGSTVAASFWRLFPSLAHGVLVLGDDEGIRTAAGLAEASESRFRVKTTVRWHSGRPVGTGYQAQPSSERAQPSSDRAQPSSGQAQPSSERAQPSSGQQASSDRAQSSCYQAQPSAGQACQTHLRAQGLGLPHDPHCADVTGVVPDASHPVRGAIPGSVPATGSCGDDAEWLANLARREKVRTIVVSLAERRGSFPVDAVMRCRLRGVRVLDASTFYEMVTRKLNVEHITPGWLIFAPGFGGSRLCDAGRRAADIALALVASLLVAPFIPFVALAVRLDSPGPVLFRQVRVGRGGRPFTLYKFRTMRQDAEKDTGPVWARANDSRVTRFGAFMRRCRIDELPQLFNVLRGDMGFIGPRPERPEFVAELSREVPFYEQRHAVRPGLTGWAQVRFPYGASKADALEKLRYDLYYIKNRAFMLDMEIIARTFSVVLSGSGAR, via the coding sequence ATGTTCAGGCATCCCCTCCTCCATCTGCTCGGCGATTCACTGCGTGTGGCGCTGGCACTCGGCATCGTGGCCCTGTGGCCGCTGTCGGGTGAACTGGCCATGCCGCCCGTGACGGACATGCTGGTGCTGGCCGCCGTGCTGCTGGTCTGCGCCGCCGTGACCGACGTGCATGAGCAGCGGGCAGGGGGGACGATGCCGGGCATCGGCGGTACGGTACTGGCGGTGCTGGCGGCGTCGGTGCTGCTGGTGCCGCTGCACGCCGAGGCGGGGGTGCTGTCGCGGCATGAGCTGACGGCCATGTGGGTGCTGCTGTGGTTCGCCCTGTTGCGGGCGGGCAGCACCGTGGCCGCGTCGTTCTGGCGGTTGTTCCCCTCGCTGGCGCATGGCGTGCTGGTGCTTGGCGACGACGAGGGCATCCGCACGGCGGCGGGCCTTGCCGAGGCCAGCGAAAGCCGCTTCAGGGTGAAGACCACGGTGCGCTGGCACTCGGGCCGCCCGGTGGGCACGGGGTACCAGGCGCAGCCGTCATCCGAACGGGCGCAGCCGTCGTCCGACCGGGCGCAGCCGTCATCAGGACAGGCGCAGCCGTCATCCGAACGGGCGCAGCCGTCATCAGGACAGCAGGCGTCGTCCGACCGGGCGCAGTCATCATGCTATCAGGCGCAGCCGTCAGCAGGACAGGCCTGCCAGACCCATCTCCGTGCGCAGGGTCTCGGGCTGCCCCACGACCCGCACTGCGCCGATGTCACGGGCGTCGTGCCGGATGCGTCGCACCCCGTTCGCGGTGCCATTCCCGGTTCCGTCCCCGCCACCGGTTCATGTGGAGACGACGCCGAATGGCTGGCGAACCTCGCCCGCCGCGAGAAGGTGCGTACCATCGTGGTCAGCCTCGCGGAACGTCGCGGCAGCTTCCCGGTGGACGCGGTGATGCGCTGCCGTCTGCGCGGGGTGCGGGTGCTCGACGCCTCCACCTTCTACGAGATGGTCACGCGCAAGCTCAACGTCGAGCACATCACCCCCGGCTGGCTCATCTTCGCCCCCGGCTTCGGCGGCAGCAGGCTGTGCGATGCCGGACGCCGGGCGGCGGACATCGCCCTCGCGCTGGTGGCGTCCCTTCTCGTCGCGCCCTTCATCCCCTTCGTGGCCCTTGCCGTCAGGCTCGATTCGCCGGGCCCGGTGCTCTTCCGTCAGGTGCGGGTGGGGCGGGGCGGCAGGCCCTTCACCCTCTACAAGTTCAGGACCATGCGGCAGGACGCGGAGAAGGACACCGGCCCGGTCTGGGCGCGGGCCAACGACAGCCGCGTGACCCGCTTCGGGGCCTTCATGCGGCGCTGCCGCATCGACGAGTTGCCGCAACTCTTCAACGTGCTGCGCGGCGACATGGGCTTCATCGGCCCGCGGCCCGAGCGCCCCGAGTTCGTGGCTGAACTGTCGCGCGAGGTGCCCTTCTACGAACAGCGTCACGCCGTGCGTCCGGGACTCACCGGGTGGGCGCAGGTGCGCTTCCCCTACGGGGCGAGCAAGGCCGATGCACTGGAGAAACTGCGGTACGATCTCTACTACATCAAGAATCGTGCCTTCATGCTGGATATGGAGATCATTGCAAGGACGTTTTCCGTCGTACTTTCAGGATCGGGAGCAAGGTAG
- a CDS encoding XrtA-associated tyrosine autokinase, with protein MSRIEEALARAAREREAADTLPGAPGAQGKGGAGAAPEQPVAMPRGVEAAVARADDAHGGPALQVSPPVTPAVTPAVTMGATPSVASGPLHRDTAPGVVPGTASGIARGNNGYRAVGAEGRAAYADSKPRQVTLDQKLIAASGFDDPMSEEYRKIKGRLVSLARQKGMNLFMVTSSVMGEGKTLVSANLAISLAQEYDNTVLYIDADLRAPCAHGLFGVEASPGLSDCLMDGIPLHEALVPTGVGRLSFLPAGRQLPNPGELFASSLMRDMLHEMKRRYADRYVIIDTAPALPFAETRVLGRMVDGVLLVARENIATLNGISKTLEALEGSNLMGVIYNDASHPAWPSFPGYGDRYGTNRYAYGAHRTGQGQ; from the coding sequence ATGAGCAGAATCGAAGAGGCACTGGCACGGGCCGCCCGTGAGCGCGAGGCCGCAGACACCCTTCCCGGTGCGCCGGGTGCACAGGGCAAGGGCGGTGCCGGTGCTGCGCCTGAACAGCCCGTGGCCATGCCACGCGGTGTAGAGGCTGCCGTGGCCCGTGCCGACGACGCGCATGGCGGCCCCGCGCTTCAGGTCTCGCCGCCCGTGACACCCGCCGTGACACCCGCCGTGACAATGGGCGCGACGCCATCAGTGGCATCGGGCCCCCTGCATCGCGACACCGCACCGGGCGTCGTACCGGGAACCGCATCCGGTATCGCCCGTGGCAACAACGGCTACCGGGCCGTCGGCGCGGAGGGCAGGGCGGCGTATGCCGACTCGAAGCCCCGTCAGGTGACGCTCGACCAGAAGCTCATCGCCGCCTCGGGCTTCGACGACCCCATGAGCGAGGAATACCGCAAGATCAAGGGTCGGCTGGTGTCGCTGGCGCGGCAGAAGGGCATGAACCTGTTCATGGTCACGAGTTCCGTCATGGGCGAGGGCAAGACGCTGGTCTCCGCCAATCTCGCCATCAGCCTCGCGCAGGAATACGACAACACCGTCCTCTACATCGACGCCGACCTGCGCGCCCCCTGCGCCCACGGTCTCTTCGGGGTGGAGGCCTCGCCCGGCCTCTCCGACTGCCTCATGGACGGCATCCCCCTGCACGAGGCCCTCGTGCCCACGGGAGTGGGGCGGCTGTCGTTCCTGCCCGCGGGGCGGCAACTGCCCAACCCCGGCGAGTTGTTCGCCTCGTCGCTCATGCGCGACATGCTGCACGAGATGAAGCGCCGCTACGCCGACCGCTACGTCATCATCGACACCGCCCCGGCGCTGCCCTTCGCGGAGACGCGGGTACTCGGCCGCATGGTGGACGGCGTGCTGCTGGTGGCGCGCGAGAACATCGCCACGCTGAACGGCATCTCCAAGACACTCGAGGCCCTCGAAGGCTCGAACCTCATGGGCGTCATCTACAACGACGCCAGCCACCCCGCGTGGCCCAGTTTTCCCGGCTATGGCGACAGATACGGCACCAACCGCTACGCCTACGGTGCCCATCGCACCGGGCAGGGCCAGTGA